One genomic segment of Candidatus Methanosuratincola sp. includes these proteins:
- a CDS encoding winged helix-turn-helix domain-containing protein has product MARRGIKRTQYEIYWEILTYCESPRLFTSVIQRCDLNSKNGQEYLNFLEKKGYIVRSSEGGKTLYSTTRAAKEFVELFTKLYLELYENSPEFKI; this is encoded by the coding sequence TTGGCCCGCCGGGGGATTAAGAGGACGCAGTACGAGATTTACTGGGAGATACTCACGTACTGCGAGAGCCCGAGACTCTTCACATCAGTTATTCAAAGGTGCGACCTCAACTCAAAGAACGGTCAGGAGTACCTGAATTTTCTGGAGAAGAAAGGGTACATTGTCCGTAGTAGTGAAGGAGGCAAGACCCTCTACTCCACGACGCGAGCGGCTAAGGAGTTCGTCGAGCTGTTCACGAAGCTCTATCTTGAGCTCTACGAGAACAGCCCTGAGTTCAAGATTTGA